The Euphorbia lathyris chromosome 2, ddEupLath1.1, whole genome shotgun sequence genome includes a window with the following:
- the LOC136217926 gene encoding protein CASP has protein sequence MMEAPLGGLERDKSNHPTSSPIPVVSNFWKEFDLEKEKSILDEQGLRIAENQENSLKNRRKLAESTRDFKKAPSDEKLSLFNSLLKGYQEEVDNLTKRAKFGENSFLNIYQKLYEAPDPYPALASIADQDLKLSELESENRKMKVELEEFRTEATHLKNQQATIRRLEERNRQLEQQMEEKVKEIVEMKQRSLAEENQKTLEVLKEREQSLQDQLRQAKESVANMQRLHEFAQSQLFEVRAQSEEETAAKQSELNLLMDEVERAQTRLLSLEREKGLLRSQLQSANEEIGNRNSDSVDSNNALENSLSTKEKLISELNMELHNIEATLANEREQHVNEMKKLNLLLNEKEVALEEMKKDLQVRPTAKLVDDLRKKVKILQAVGYNSIEAEDWEAATSGQEMSKMESLLLDKNRKMEHEVTQLKVKLSEKVSLLEAAESKIVVLTAKVNEQQKLIQKLEDDISKDYSSKDKKGGLFEDWDLSEAGRTELSENTVPSDQDQNSMLKVICNQRDRFRTRLGETEEEVRQLKEKIGALTAELEKTKADNVKLYGKIRYVQDYNHEKVVSRGSKKYAEDLESGFSSDVESKYKKIYEDDINPFAAFSKKERDQRYKELGFRDRITLSSGRFLLGNKYARTFAFFYTIGLHILVFTCLYRMSALSYLSNGEESFIADKKLDLPHAL, from the exons AATTCGATCTGGAGAAGGAGAAAAGTATATTGGATGAACAAGGACTTAGAATAGCTGAAAATCAGGAAAACAGCTTAAAAAACCGTCGGAAGCTTGCAGAGAGCACTAGAG ATTTCAAAAAAGCTCCATCAGATGAAAAGTTAAGTTTGTTTAATTCTTTACTCAAGGGCTATCAAGAAGAAGTTGATAATCTAACTAAGAGggcaaaatttggagaaaattCTTTTCTGAATATATATCAAAAGCTCTATGAGGCTCCAGATCCATATCCAGCTCTTGCTTCTATTGCT GATCAAGATTTGAAATTGTCTGAGCTAGAATCTGAGAACCGGAAGATGAAAGTTGAGCTTGAGGAGTTCAGAACAGAAGCAACTCACTTAAAGAATCAGCAGGCAACAATAAGAAGACTTGAAGAACGTAATCGTCAGTTAGAGCAACAG ATGGAAGAAAAGGTAAAGGAAATTGTGGAGATGAAGCAACGTAGTTTGGCTGAAGAAAATCAGAAAACACTAGAAGTATTAAAAGAAAG GGAGCAATCTTTGCAAGATCAATTACGACAAGCTAAAGAAAGTGTTGCCAATATGCAGAGATTGCATGAATTTGCTCAAAGCCAATTATTTGAAGTCCGTGCTCAATCAG AGGAAGAAACAGCAGCAAAGCAATCGGAGCTCAATCTTCTGATGGATGAAGTGGAAAGAGCTCAGACTCGGCTTCTTAGCCTTGAGAGAGAGAAG GGTCTCTTGCGTTCCCAATTACAATCAGCAAATGAGGAGATTGGAAATAGGAACAG TGACAGTGTGGATTCAAATAATGCCCTTGAAAATTCTTTGAGCACCAAAGAGAAGCTTATCTCTGAACTTAACATGGAACTTCATAATATTGAAGCCACCTTGGCCAACGAGCGGGAACAGCATGTGAATGAGATGAAAAAGCTGAACTTGTTACTGAATGAGAAG GAAGTTGCTCTTGAGGAGATGAAGAAGGATCTTCAAGTAAGGCCAACTGCGAAATTAGTCGATGACTTGCGGAAAAAAGTGAAAATTTTGCAG GCAGTGGGCTACAATTCAATTGAGGCTGAAGATTGGGAAGCAGCTACTAGTGGGCAAGAGATGAGCAAAATGGAGTCTCTTCTTCTTGATAAGAATAGAAAGATGGAACATGAAGTCACACAACTGAAG GTTAAACTTTCTGAGAAAGTGTCTTTGCTGGAAGCAGCTGAAAGCAAGATTGTAGTGCTTACTGCAAAAGTTAATGAACAGCAGAAATTAATACAAAAGCTGGAAGATGATATATCGAAG GATTACAGCTCTAAAGATAAAAAAGGTGGTCTTTTTGAAGATTGGGATCTTTCAGAGGCTGGGCGGACTGAATTATCAGAG AATACAGTACCTTCAGATCAAGACCAGAATTCAATGCTGAAGGTTATCTGCAATCAGCGAGATCGATTCAGGACGCGTTTGGGAGAGACAGAAGAA GAGGTAAGGCAGTTGAAGGAAAAGATAGGGGCACTAACCGCAGAGCTGGAGAAGACAAAAGCTGATAATGTCAAACTATATGGGAAGATACGTTATGTCCAGGATTACAATCATGAGAAAGTAGTTTCTAGAGGATCAAAGAAG TATGCAGAGGATCTGGAAAGTGGATTTTCCTCAGATGTTGAGTCCAAGTACAAAAAAATATACGAAGATGATATAAATCCTTTTGCTGCATTTTCCAAGAAG GAAAGGGATCAAAGATACAAGGAGTTGGGTTTCAGGGACAGGATCACACTTAGCAGCGGGCGTTTCCTTCTGGGCAACAA GTATGCTAGAACATTTGCATTTTTCTACACAATTGGGTTACATATCCTGGTTTTCACCTGTCTCTATAGGATGTCAGCTCTGAGCTATCTGAG TAACGGAGAAGAATCGTTTATTGCAGACAAAAAACTAGACCTTCCACATGCCCTTTAG